One Oryza glaberrima chromosome 10, OglaRS2, whole genome shotgun sequence DNA segment encodes these proteins:
- the LOC127752611 gene encoding probable CCR4-associated factor 1 homolog 11 translates to MSATQPVSEVLIRRVTADNLAVEMLTIRSHLPYFPYITIHADYPVDNAAARHGRRRRRRRGGGRGNKRESEADERCYRLAKSRVDELDVLHLGITLCDHHGRLPATAIACPGGAAIAVEMAWQVGFSDFDVSQSAVDALRAAGVDLEHLRARGVPAAVFGQALRVFDIVSAANLGRLTWVAFGGLYDFGILLKMLDGGRPLPETAEGFASRLRGHLGVVYDAKYVAARLPVDGVELRGGLVRVARVLGAPAAAVEEPRQAGEKSLVASQVFMRMTGLFFAYHDVAVHAGKIDGLE, encoded by the coding sequence ATGTCGGCCACGCAGCCGGTGAGCGAGGTGTTGATCCGGCGGGTGACAGCGGACAACCTCGCCGTCGAGATGCTGACCATCCGCTCCCACCTGCCCTACTTCCCTTACATCACCATCCACGCCGACTACCCCGTCGACAacgccgcggcgcgccacgggaggcgccgccgccgccgccgtggcggtggACGCGGCAACAAGAGGGAGAGCGAGGCCGACGAGCGGTGCTACAGGCTCGCCAAGTCCAGGGTGGACGAGCTCGACGTGCTCCACCTCGGCATCACGCTCTGCGACCACCACGGCCGCCTCCCCGCCACCGCGATCGCCTGcccgggcggcgccgccatcgccgtcgagaTGGCGTGGCAGGTCGGCTTCTCCGACTTCGACGTGAGCCAGTCCGCCGTCgacgccctccgcgccgccggcgtcgacttGGAGCacctgcgcgcgcgcggcgtcccCGCGGCGGTGTTCGGGCAAGCGCTGCGGGTGTTCGACATCGTGTCCGCCGCCAACCTCGGGCGGCTCACCTGGGTGGCGTTCGGCGGCCTCTACGACTTCGGCATCCTCCTCAAGATGCTCGACGGCGGGCGTCCGCTGCCGGAGACGGCCGAGGGGTTCGCGTCGCGGCTGCGCGGGCACCTCGGCGTCGTGTACGACGCCAAGTacgtggcggcgcggctgccGGTGGACGGCGTCGAGCTGCGCGGCGGGCTGGTGAGGGTGGCGAGGGTGCtgggcgcgccggcggcggcggtggaggagcccCGGCAGGCCGGCGAGAAGAGCCTGGTGGCGAGCCAGGTGTTCATGAGGATGACTGGGCTCTTCTTCGCCTACCACGACGTCGCCGTGCACGCCGGCAAGATCGACGGCCTGGAATGA
- the LOC127753040 gene encoding uncharacterized protein LOC127753040, with translation MCLRISFGTRLPDKLGEMTSLEELSSISTSKCVDIVKELRQLTRLRVLAIEWEEVGEKQDKALVECLGSLHRLQILNIYAFGGCLNLMQEGWMPPVSLHRFLSKGSTGSFSNLPTWINPLLLITCIDMWVDQVRPGDIQILGELPALCSVTLRATGSIEERAVERFVVSTNAFQRATECTFFNFVTVQSMFSRGAMPRVRYLEFSLRAWDNDMAIGNGSSGDLDLAMGHPPSLERVSVTLWCTKASRAGVEGVEAAVRRATEVHPNNPTLVVRRWDDRHIREQENNLADKEDDLLEEDDEKESSPPSVTTDM, from the coding sequence ATGTGCCTACGTATTAGCTTTGGCACAAGGCTGCCAGACAAGCTAGGCGAAATGACATCGCTAGAAGAGTTGTCGAGTATCTCAACTAGTAAATGTGTAGACATTGTGAAAGAGCTGCGCCAACTGACCAGACTGAGAGTGCTTGCCATCGAATGGGAAGAAGTGGGTGAGAAGCAAGACAAAGCTTTAGTAGAGTGCCTGGGAAGTTTGCACAGGCTGCAGATCCTGAATATCTACGCATTTGGTGGATGTCTGAATCTGATGCAGGAAGGCTGGATGCCCCCTGTATCTCTCCACAGATTTCTGTCCAAAGGATCTACCGGTTCATTCTCGAATCTGCCGACATGGATCAACCCATTGCTCCTCATCACCTGTATAGACATGTGGGTTGATCAAGTGCGACCGGGGGATATACAAATCCTTGGAGAACTGCCAGCTCTTTGCTCCGTCACCCTCAGGGCGACTGGCAGCATAGAGGAGCGTGCAGTGGAGAGATTTGTGGTCAGCACCAACGCCTTCCAACGCGCGACAGAGTGCACCTTCTTCAACTTTGTGACAGTGCAATCCATGTTCTCACGAGGAGCCATGCCGAGGGTTCGGTACCTTGAGTTCAGCCTCCGAGCATGGGACAACGACATGGCCATCGGTAATGGTAGCAGTGGTGATCTCGACTTGGCCATGGGACATCCCCCTTCACTGGAGCGTGTGAGCGTTACGCTCTGGTGCACGAAAGCTAGCCGTGCAGGGGTGGAGGGAGTGGAAGCGGCTGTGAGGCGTGCAACAGAGGTCCACCCCAACAATCCAACCCTTGTAGTCCGTAGATGGGATGATCGACATATTCGGGAGCAAGAGAATAATCTGGCAGATAAAGAGGATGATCTGCTAGAGGAAGATGATGAAAAGGAGAGCTCACCACCCTCAGTCACGACTGACATGTAG
- the LOC127753043 gene encoding disease resistance protein RGA5-like: MEVTTGAMRALLPKLTDLLKDEYSLEKHVREGVKSLEIELEMMHAALRKVAEAPLDQLDDQVKIWASKVREISYDMEDAVDAFMVRVEDDSHSGPSTFKNRVKRSVKKISKLFRKAKELHQIVDAIKEAQALAQQMAGLRERYSGLELQNSGMVIATIDPHLTALYIDATDLVGIDHTREELIKTSTEGEDSSKQQLKIISIIGFGGLGKTTLARAVHEKIEAQFDCSAFVSVSRNPDVRMIFKKMLHQLDKVKYANINESSRYETQLIDELREFLQDKRYP; this comes from the coding sequence ATGGAGGTCACAACAGGGGCGATGAGAGCTCTCCTCCCTAAGCTTACTGATCTGCTCAAGGATGAATACAGCCTTGAGAAGCATGTGAGGGAAGGGGTCAAGTCTCTGGAGATAGAGCTCGAGATGATGCATGCTGCACTCCGTAAGGTGGCTGAGGCGCCCCTAGACCAGCTAGATGATCAGGTCAAGATCTGGGCATCCAAGGTGAGGGAGATCTCGTACGACATGGAGGATGCCGTTGATGCATTCATGGTGCGGGTGGAAGATGACTCCCATAGTGGGCCCAGTACCTTCAAGAACAGAGTCAAGAGGTCCGTTAAAAAGATCAGCAAATTGTTCAGAAAGGCAAAGGAGCTCCATCAGATTGTTGATGCCATCAAGGAAGCCCAAGCCCTCGCGCAGCAGATGGCTGGGTTGCGTGAAAGGTACAGCGGACTCGAGCTGCAAAACAGCGGCATGGTTATTGCTACTATTGATCCACACTTGACAGCATTGTACATCGACGCAACAGATCTTGTTGGTATAGATCACACTAGGGAGGAACTGATCAAGACATCGACAGAAGGTGAAGATTCATCCAAGCAGCAACTGAAGATAATCTCCATCATTGGCTTTGGAGGACTGGGCAAGACAACTCTTGCAAGAGCAGTGCATGAGAAAATTGAAGCACAGTTTGATTGTTCGGCTTTTGTTTCTGTCTCTAGGAATCCTGACGTAAGAATGATTTTCAAGAAGATGCTTCATCAATTGGACAAAGTAAAATATGCAAACATCAATGAATCATCAAGGTATGAAACACAGCTCATTGACGAATTGAGAGAATTTCTTCAGGACAAGAGGTACCCATGA